The Patagioenas fasciata isolate bPatFas1 chromosome 3, bPatFas1.hap1, whole genome shotgun sequence genome contains a region encoding:
- the LOC136099663 gene encoding TOG array regulator of axonemal microtubules protein 2-like produces MVLSPRFLMLQGNPSAAVSGPPTSSTSSRVSSAKNPLLPPTMATQDDFTAAKYHTSIAVYYGSVPKFKPRYKALRGRSIDSNLRFCGSSWTTEEGGLTDCDDPEGVTLKPVVSGSPSPKLLETSKTMSPNQNRPISSETCMLSDGEQEHEENDTDYDASDEDNTELMSESEGCKASLLHSYCSGDNGNKPRGMALLSPIPESATSSDGTPDSAAGSQNADFEEAPEMRSRSGSRSEEKTFKSQEVQTLEPILPPIKHRVARDVKSARRLREPVVPLPSLPLRQAKETNHRERPRLLSVDDFKISNEKIRVVLCKSAYNKMRERKIVLREREEETEKPLQLPALNTDPRDAANKSFGPPPVNGTAPSMRNTGKESTGTALRKRFNRPALPSMPVINKNSSVPRNSSVNSLSPIALDSSKGRDEPECGDAREAKPYPNAQQVLLNALTWLSSDDWEEKVKGLTSIRCLAVSHSEVLLSKLHDVSLVVIKEVNNLRSKVCCCAINTLGDLFRTMKKDMDHKVDEIARVLLQKMGDSNDFIQTAANEALGLMAGSVTPARAMTALMASGVQHRNVLVRKTAAEHLLTAMERTGANKLLSGIVTSTEVLVHTLVNLALDCHQDTRYYGRKMLNLLMSHPKFDSYLKKSAPSRDLEAVMAMIKRKGTEDHECEPPSAKESEESPSDKESKEPPSAKESKEPPSAKESKESPSAKESKESPSAKESKEPPSAKESKKPPSAKESKKNGLMMPQDNLPSNEGSVSYVPMPPSQTARQKARQTVRQTVRQTARQTARQTVRQTVRQTVRQTARQTARRPSQEETEQRQELCKLLTAKDFQTRMEGVLLLLDHCKNNPQLISTNISQIFDSFVLRLQDCNKKVNQQALEALALMTPILGDALYPVLTSLIAAVTEKLNSKHLGIYAAAVKVLEACIDHLDNTLMLQIFAHRARYLSGKALLDVIERLTVLVATIYPRKPQFVHRYVLPALWFLLGNKALPVRSGSVRAVLTKLAKSLDEVMGPSLKKYATNQPQYVTRNLWDLLNLNVKA; encoded by the exons ctaaatacCACACCTCAATTGCTGTCTACTACGGGAGCGTTCCCAAATTCAAACCCAGATACAAGGCTCTGCGAGGCAGAAGCATTGATTCAAACTTGCGGTTTTGTGGCAGCAGTTGGACTACTGAAGAAGGAG GCCTGACTGACTGTGATGACCCTGAGGGGGTTACCCTGAAGCCAGTAGTTTCCGGATCACCTTCCCCGAAGCTCCTGGAAACCTCCAAGACTATGTCTCCCAACCAGAACAGACCTATTTCCTCAGAGACCTGCATGTTAAGCGATGGAGAGCAGGAGCATGAGGAAAATGACACAGACTATGATGCCAGTGATGAGGATAACACGGAGCTGATGTCAGAGAGTGAAGGATGTAAA gcttccctgctgcattcGTATTGCAGTGGTGACAATGGGAACAAGCCACGGGGAATGGCTTTGCTTTCCCCGATCCCCGAGTCAGCAACATCTTCTGATGGGACTCCTGACAGTGCTGCAGGCTCTCAGAATGCGGATTTCGAAGAGGCCCCAGAGATGAG GTCAAGATCAGGCAGCAGAAGTGAAGAGAAGACATTTAAATCTCAAG AGGTCCAGACTTTGGAACCCATTTTGCCTCCTATCAAGCATCGCGTTGCTCGTGATGTGAAGTCTGCCAGACGTTTGCGTGAACCTGTGGTCCCATTGCCAAGCCTTCCACTCAGACAGGCCAAGGAGACAAACCATCGTGAGAGGCCTCGCCTTCTGAGTGTCGATGACTTCAAGATCAGCAATGAAAAG ATCCGCGTTGTCTTGTGCAAGTCAGCTTACaataaaatgagagagaggaagattgtgcttagggagagggaggaagagacagaaaagccctTGCAGCTCCCTGCACTGAACACTGACCCCAGGGATGCAGCCAACAAAA GCTTTGGCCCACCACCTGTCAATGGGACAGCTCCCAGCATGCGCAATACAGGCAAAGAGAGCACTGGTACTGCTTTGAGGAAGCGGTTCAACAGGCCCGCACTGCCCAGCATGCCTGTCATCAACAAGAACAGCAGCGTCCCACGCAACTCCTCAG TGAACTCACTGTCGCCCATTGCTCTGGACTCCTCCAAGGGGAGAGATGAGCCAGAGTGCGGGGACGCCCGGGAAGCCAAACCCTACCCTAATGCACAGCAGGTGCTGCTCAATGCTCTCACATGGCTCAGCAGCGATGACTG ggaggagaaagtgaagggactcACCAGCATCAGATGCCTGGCTGTCTCCCACTCAGAAGTCCTTCTTTCTAAACTTCATGATGTTTCCTTGGTAGTTATCAAAGAG GTGAACAATCTCCGCTCAAAGGTGTGTTGCTGTGCAATCAACACTCTTGGAGATCTCTTCAGGACcatgaagaaggacatggaccacaAGGTGGATGAGATTGCTCGGgtcttgctgcagaagatgggGGACTCCAACGACTTCATTCAGACAGCAGCCAATGAAGCCCTGGGGCTCATGGCGGGGAGTGTGACTCCTGCACGAGCAATGACTGCTCTCATGGCCAGTGGAGTCCA ACACCGCAATGTCCTGGTGCGCAAGACTGCAGCCGAACACCTACTGACTGCGATGGAGCGAACTGGAGCCAATAAACTCCTCTCGGGCATAGTTACCAGTACTGAGGTGCTGGTGCACACGCTGGTGAATCTTGCTCTGGACTGTCATCAGGACACAAG ATATTATGGACGGAAGATGCTGAATTTATTGATGAGTCATCCAAAATTTGATAGTTATTTGAAAAAGTCTGCCCCCTCACGGGACTTGGAAGCTGTTATGGCAATGATTAAGCGGAAG gggacagaagaccatgaatgtgaacctccttctgccaaggagtctgaggaatctccttctgacaaggagtctaaggaacctccttctgccaaggagtctaaggaacctccttctgccaaggaatctaaggaatctccttctgccaaggaatctaaggaatctccttctgccaaggagtctaaggaacctccttctgccaaggagtctaagaaacctccttctgccaaggagtctaagaaaaATGGCTTGATGATGCCCCAGGACAACTTGCCTTCTAATGAAGG gtcTGTCTCTTATGTACCCATGCCACCCTCTCAGACAGCCCGTCAGAAGGCCCGTCAGACAGTCCGCCAGACAGTCCGCcagacagcccgccagacagcccgccagacagtccgtcagacagtccgtcagacagtccgtcagacagcccGTCAGACAGCCCGTCGCCCATCACAGGAAGAGACTGAACAGCGCCAGGAGCTTTGCAAGCTCCTGACAGCTAAGGACTTTCAGACAAGAATGGAGGGAGTGCTGCTCCTCCTTGACCACTGCAAAAACAACCCCCAGCTCATCTCCACTAACATTTCCCAG attTTTGACTCTTTTGTCCTGAGACTTCAGGATTGCAACAAGAAAGTGAACCAGCAGGCGCTGGAGGCACTGGCTTTGATGACACCCATACTTGGAGATGCCTTATACCCAGTCCTGACCTCTCTGATAGCAGCAGTCACTGAGAAGCTGAACTCAAAGCACTTGGGGATTTATGCTGCAGCTGTGAAGGTGCTGGAAGCATGCATTGATCACCTAG ataacacattgatgcTGCAAATCTTTGCCCACCGAGCGCGTTACCTCAGCGGCAAAGCTCTGCTGGATGTCATTGAACGTCTCACAG TGCTTGTGGCCACTATTTATCCCCGGAAACCTCAATTCGTCCACCGCTATGTCCTGCCTGCGCTCTGGTTCCTTTTGGGAAACAAGGCCCTGCCTGTCCGAAGCGGCAGTGTCAGGGCTGTGCTCACCAAGCTTGCAAAGAGCCTTGACGAAGTGATGGGCCCCAGCCTGAAGAAGTATGCCACCAACCAGCCTCAGTATGTGACAAGAAACCTCTGGGATCTTTTGAACCTGAATGTGAAGGCTTGA